From bacterium, a single genomic window includes:
- a CDS encoding phosphatidylserine decarboxylase yields EKGYFQYGGSTVILIFQPGKIQFDKDLLTHSAEGYETFLRAGQRLGKTAETL; encoded by the coding sequence TGAAAAAGGATATTTTCAATACGGCGGGTCCACCGTCATTCTCATTTTTCAACCGGGGAAAATCCAGTTCGACAAAGATCTGCTGACGCACAGTGCGGAGGGGTACGAGACCTTTCTTCGAGCAGGACAACGTTTAGGGAAAACAGCGGAAACTCTGTAA